The Thunnus maccoyii chromosome 9, fThuMac1.1, whole genome shotgun sequence genome includes a region encoding these proteins:
- the nipbla gene encoding nipped-B-like protein A isoform X3 has translation MNGDMPHVPITTLAGIASLTDLLNQLPLPSPLPATTTKSLLYNGRIAEEVTCLLGCRDENLASQLAHGLNQVSTEHIELKDNLGSDEPEGDAPLLLQTMLARNPGIFREKTDVMQQPMVQQYKITQNSMHSPAQSANFQPAAISPNPSSRFVAPQTGSSSRYMGQQNSPVPSPYTPQSPATGYIQQYPHQQPPSYNQHQQIQQVSVASPMVPGSIRNIHEGKVSGQMANAANHHSDRHGTEDYLNIVHRLGNEEGDSTMRNPSFPLRSPQSGCSPAGSEGTPKSGSRPPLILQSPPPYAPSPREGGPDQKQQLQQRKKTPAVKEEKDMYDIVSSPNKDSTKLTLKLSRVKSNESDPPGEVVPGMDQNSDNMEAELGFQQVPVLQQNLARLQQGSLAGGAGGLQPPSSPYDEAELDALAEIERIEREAASEKCSKEVQDKDKPLKKRKQDSFPLEPGAGGPGGPTGAPGSGSTGGGNAGKLTPQEATAAGNGASRPPLMIKRDKGSSDSTESPIWCQPKVKLERLGLVQDFEKRPKPVVVLKKLSVDQIQRIIRHSKSGKNRLSSGKSSKSGMDPAVLKELPPELLAEIESTMPLCERVKMNKRKRSTVNEKPRYAEVSSDEDTNGESARKRQRRDKDRSWDFEERERRGSGEHRKSGHRDGRRGSGSRYRDSSEEDSPPPSMSEVARKMKMKEKQKKRKAYEPKLTQEELMDSSTFKRFLASIDNILENLEDVDFTAMAADDDEIPQELLLGKHQLNELGSESAKIKAMGISSRIPADKLVKLLNILEKNIQDGAKLSTLMNHDHDAEDEEKLWRDLIMERVTKSADACLTALNIMTSSHMPKAVYIEDVIERVLQYTKFHLQNTLYPQYDPVYRVGPHGGGMLSSKAKRAKCSTHKQRVIVMLYNKVCDIVSNISELLEIQLLTDTTILQVSSMGITPFFVENVSELQLCAIKLVTAVFSRYEKHRQLILEEIFTSLARLPTSKRSLRNFRLNSSDQDGEPMYIQMVTALVLQLIQCVVHLPNDKDVFDEYDSKVDQDVLITNSYETAMRTAQNFLSVFLKKCGSKQGEEDYRPLFENFVQDLLSTVNKPEWPAAELLLSLLGRLLVHQFSNKQTEMALRVASLDYLGTVAARLRKDAVTSKMDQRSIDRILQESPGNDETQQLQKALLDYLEENAETDASLVFARKFYIAQWFRDATTEAEKSMRNQNPKDEDSSDGPQHAKELETTGEIMQRAEKRKKFLRNIIKTTPAHFATLKMNSDTVDYDDSCLIVRYLASMRPFAQSFDIYLTQILRVLGESAIAVRTKAMKCLSEVVAVDPSILARSDMQRGVHGRLMDNSTSVREAAVELLGRFVLSRPQLTEQYYDMLIERILDTGISVRKRVIKILRDICLEQPTFSKITEMCVRMIRRVNDEEGIKKLVNETFQKLWFTPTPAHDKETMTRKILNITDVVAACRDTGYDWFEQLLQNLLKSEEDASYKPAKKACVQLVDNLVEHILKYEESLAENKGVNSTRLVACITTLYLFSKIRAQLMVKHAMTMQPYLTTKCNTANDFMVICNVAKILELVVPLMEHPSETFLATIEEDLMKLIIKYGMTVVQHCVSCLGAVVNKVTHNYKFVWACFNRFYGALNKLKIQHQEDPNSTTLVANKPFLLRSLFTVGALARHFDFDLEEFKGTNKVVIKEKVLELLLYFTKHEDEEVKTKAIIGLGFLVIMHPSQMFVPEVKTLYNGILADASSSINLKIQILKNLQTYLQEEDTRMQEADREWKKLSKQEDLKEMGDISSGMSSSIMQLYLKQVLEAFFHTQSSVRHFALNVIALTLNQGLIHPVQCVPYLIAMGTDPEPSMRNKADTQLVEIDKKYTGFIHMKAVAGMKMSYNLQQAIEMSRKTIIRGFRQDETHSALCSHLFTMIRGNRQHRRAFLISLLNLFDDSAKTEVNMLLFIADNLACFPYQSQEEPLFIMHHIDICLSVSGSNLLQTFKELLLKEPRRKEKKVWKHTSDGEDEEEKMNCDSPRSDGEGNINSDDDVVRRPKKARKPVADSESSESDLEDLDVDDTDKVMRLLPDNPSGLLDFANAVQGILLLLVLKQHLKNQYGFSDGKIQKYSPTESAKVYDKAVNRKSNVHFNPRQTIDFISNNMAHATLTSDIKRRIVKQYLDFKVLMEHLDPDEEDEEGEASASANIRNKAINALLGGMGPMSGPSPRNQAGPETDDDDSDGDERTPGSSRRSRRAGDSSDPGRMSETVDAMDVIALCCPKYKDRPQIARVIQKTSNGYSIHWMAGSYSGPWAEAKKRDGRKQVPWVDTIKESDIIYKKIALTSNHKLSNKVVQTLRSLYAAREGGAS, from the exons ATGAATGGGGATATGCCTCATGTTCCCATCACCACTCTCGCTGGGATCGCTAGCCTCACAGACT TGTTGAACCAGCtgcccctcccctcccctctcccgGCCACCACCACTAAGAGCCTCCTGTATAATGGGAGGATCGCGGAGGAAGTTACCTGCCTACTGGGCTGTCGGGATGAGAATCTGGCCTCCCAGCTAGCCCATGGCCTCAACCAGGTCTCCACAGAGCACAT AGAGCTGAAGGACAACCTGGGTAGCGATGAGCCAGAGGGAGACgcaccactgctgctgcagaccATGCTGGCCAGGAACCCTGGCATCTTCAGGGAGAAAA CAGATGTTATGCAGCAGCCAATGGTACAACAATACAAGATCACCCAAAATTCCATGCATAGCCCGGCCCAGTCTGCAAACTTCCAGCCGGCAGCAATTTCTCCCAATCCATCAAG CCGCTTTGTGGCTCCCCAGACCGGTTCCAGTAGTCGGTATATGGGCCAGCAGAATAGTCCGGTGCCCAGCCCCTACACTCCACAGAGCCCTGCCACTGGTTACATACAGCAGTATCCCCACCAACAACCACCCAGCTACAACCAACACCAACAGATACAAcaag TGTCTGTGGCCAGCCCCATGGTTCCAGGCAGCATACGAAACATCCACGAGGGCAAAGTATCGGGGCAGATGGCCAATGCTGCCAACCATCACTCAGACAGACATGGCACTGAGGACTACCTGAACATTGTGCACCGACTGGGCAATGAG GAGGGTGACTCCACCATGAGGAATCCTTCTTTCCCTCTGAGGTCTCCACAGTCAGGCTGCTCTCCAGCAGGGAGTGAAGGAACGCCCAAAT CCGGTTCTCGCCCCCCACTGATTCTGCAGTCACCACCTCCCTATGCACCCTCACCAAGGGAGGGAGGACCTGACCAGAAACAGCAGCTCCAACAAAGGAAGAAAACCCCAGCggtgaaagaggagaaagataTGTACGACATTGTTAGCTCTCCAAACAAGGACTCCACCAAACTTACCCTCAAACTGTCCAGGGTCAAGTCAAATGAGTCCGATCCCCCAG GTGAGGTTGTGCCAGGCATGGACCAGAACTCGGACAATATGGAGGCAGAACTGGGCTTTCAGCAGGTGCCTGTCCTCCAGCAAAACCTAGCCCGGCTGCAACAGGGCTCCCTGGCAGGTGGTGCCGGTGGTCTCCAGCCGCCCAGTTCCCCTTATGATGAGGCAGAGCTAGATGCACTCGCTGAAATTGAAAGGATAGAACGAGAGGCAGCTAGTGAGAAGTGTTCCAAGGAGGTGCAAGATAAAG ACAAGCCactgaagaagaggaaacaagacTCTTTTCCCTTGGAGCCAGGAGCGGGGGGACCAGGTGGCCCCACAGGTGCCCCGGGCAGTGGATCAACAGGAGGTGGCAATGCAGGCAAACTGACCCCGCAAGAGGCCACCGCAGCTGGGAATGGTGCCAGCCGACCTCCCCTCATG ATCAAACGCGATAAGGGTAGCAGTGATTCAACCGAAAGCCCAATCTGGTGCCAGCCAAAGGTTAAACTGGAGAGGCTGGGTTTGGTGCAGGACTTTGAGAAAAGGCCCAAGCCTGTGGTGGTTCTGAAGAAGCTCTCCGTTGACCAGATCCAGAGGATCATTCGGCACAGCAAGTCTGGAAAGAACAGGCTCTCCTCAGGGAAGTCAAGCAAAA GTGGTATGGACCCGGCAGTTCTGAAAGAGCTTCCCCCAGAGCTGCTGGCAGAGATTGAGTCAACCATGCCCCTGTGTGAAAGAGTTAAAATGAACAAGCGGAAACGAAGCACTGTAAATGAGAAGCCCAGATATGCTGAGGTCAGCTCAGATGAAGACACAAATGGAGAAT CCGCAAGGAAGCGTCAGCGTCGAGACAAAGACAGGTCCTGGGACTTTGAGGAGAGGGAACGCCGGGGTTCAGGGGAACATCGGAAAAGCGGGCACCGGGACGGCCGAAGAGGCTCAGGGAGCCGCTACCGAGACTCCTCCGAAGAAGATTCACCGCCACCCAGCATGAGTGAAG TTGCCAGAAAAatgaagatgaaggagaagcagaagaaacGGAAAGCATATGAACCCAAGCTTACCCAAGAAGAGCTGATGGACTCGTCCACATTCAAGAGGTTCTTGGCAAGCATTGACAACATACTGGAGAATCTGGAGGATGTGGATTTTACTGCCATGG CGGCAGATGATGATGAGATACCTCAGGAATTGCTGCTGGGTAAACACCAGTTAAATGAGCTGGGCAGCGAGTCCGCTAAGATTAAGGCCATGGGCATCTCCAGCAGG atCCCAGCAGACAAGCTGGTGAAGCTGCTGAACATACTGGAAAAGAATATCCAGGATGGGGCCAAGCTTTCCACCCTGATGAACCAT GACCACGATgcagaggatgaggagaagcTGTGGAGAGACCTCATAATGGAGAGAGTCACAAAGTCAGCAGACGCCTGCCTAACGGCCCTTAATATTATGACCTCATCGCACATGCCGAAGGCTGTCTACATAGAAGACGTCATAGAGCGGGTGCTACAATACACCAAGTTCCATCTCCAGAACACACTGTATCCACAGTATGACCCTGTCTACAGGGTTGGCCCACATGGAG GTGGCATGTTGAGCTCCAAGGCAAAGCGTGCGAAATGCTCCACACACAAGCAACGTGTAATTGTCATGTTGTACAACAAAGTGTGTGACATCGTCAGCAACATCTCTGAGCTCCTAGAGATCCAGCTACTTACAGACACCACCATACTCCag GTTTCTTCTATGGGAATCACTCCATTCTTCGTGGAGAATGTCAGtgagctgcagctgtgtgcCATTAAACTAGTTACAgca GTGTTCTCACGTTATGAGAAGCATCGGCAGCTGATATTGGAGGAGATCTTCACGTCTTTGGCTAGACTGCCCACCAGCAAACGCTCCCTCAGGAACTTCAG GCTGAACAGCTCAGACCAGGATGGAGAGCCAATGTACATCCAAATGGTGACAGCTCTGGTGCTGCAGCTCATCCAGTGTGTGGTCCACCTCCCCAATGACAAAGACGTTTTTGATGAGTACGACAGCAAG gtgGATCAAGATGTGTTGATAACCAACTCGTATGAGACAGCAATGAGAACGGCACAGAACTTCCTCTCAGTCTTCCTCAAGAA ATGTGGCAGTAAGCAGGGAGAAGAAGATTACCGGCCACTGTTTGAGAACTTTGTCCAGGACCTGCTGTCTACAGTTAATAAACCAGAGTGGCCGGCTGCAGAGCTGCTACTCAGTCTGCTTGGGAGACTACTG GTGCACCAGTTCAGTAATAAGCAGACAGAGATGGCTCTGAGAGTGGCATCTCTGGACTACTTGGGCACAGTGGCTGCCCGCCTGAGGAAGGATGCAGTCACCAGCAAGATGGACCAGAGATCGATTGATCGAATTCTTCAAGAG TCTCCAGGTAATGATGAGACCCAGCAGCTGCAGAAGGCTCTACTGGACTACTTGGAAGAGAATGCTGAGACAGATGCTTCACTGGTG tTTGCTAGAAAGTTCTACATCGCCCAGTGGTTCCGGGATGCCACCACAGAAGCTGAGAAGTCCATGCGCAACCAGAATCCGAAGGATGAGGACTCATCAGACGGACCACAACATGCCAAGGAGCTGGAGACCACCGGTGAAATTATGCAGCGTGCTGAGAAGCGCAAGAAGTTCCTGCGCAACATCATCAAGACCACGCCAGCTCATTTCGCCACACTGAA AATGAACTCTGACACTGTGGACTATGACGACTCCTGTCTGATCGTGCGTTATTTGGCCTCCATGAGGCCGTTCGCCCAGAGctttgatatttatttaacacag atCTTGCGAGTCCTTGGGGAAAGTGCCATCGCTGTAAGAACTAAAGCCATGAAATGTCTGTCTGAGGTTGTGGCTGTGGACCCCAGCATACTGGCAAGG TCGGACATGCAGCGTGGTGTCCACGGTCGTTTGATGGACAACTCCACAAGCGTGCGAGAGGCAGCTGTAGAGCTGCTGGGCAGATTTGTGCTCAGCAGACCCCAACTCACTGAGCAGTACTACGACATGCTTATAGAGAGGATACTG GACACTGGTATCAGTGTGAGGAAACGGGTGATCAAGATTCTCAGAGACATCTGTCTGGAACAACCGACCTTCAGTAAGATTACTGAGATGTGTGTGAGGATGATCCGCAGGGTCAATGATGAGGAAGGTATCAAG AAATTGGTGAATGAGACATTCCAGAAGTTGTGGTTTACTCCAACTCCAGCCCATGACAAAGAGACCATGACCAGAAAGATCCTCAACATCACTGATGTT GTTGCAGCGTGCCGAGACACCGGCTATGACTGGTTCGAGCAGCTTCTTCAGAAT CTTCTCAAGTCTGAAGAGGATGCGTCGTATAAGCCAGCTAAAAAAGCCTGTGTTCAGCTTGTCGACAATCTGGTAGAACACATCCTCAAATATGAGGAGTCTCTTGCAG AGAACAAAGGTGTAAACTCAACACGGCTAGTGGCGTGTATCACCACCTTGTACTTGTTCAGCAAGATCAGGGCCCAGCTCATGGTCAAACATGCCATGACCATGCAGCCTTACCTGACCACAAAGTGTAAC ACTGCCAATGACTTCATGGTCATCTGTAACGTGGCAAAGATCTTGGAGCTTGTGGTACCTCTGATGGAGCACCCCAGTGAAACTTTCCTTGCCACTATCGAGGAAGACCTCATGAAGCTCATCATCAAATACGGCATGACT GTGGTCCAGCACTGTGTGAGCTGTCTTGGAGCTGTTGTTAACAAAGTCACGCACAACTACAAGTTTGTCTGGGCTTGCTTCAACAGATTCTATG gtGCACTTAACAAGCTGAAGATTCAGCATCAAGAGGATCCAAACAGCACGACGTTAGTAGCAAACAAGCCTTTCCTACTGCGATCGCTCTTCACTGTGGGTGCCCTAGCCCGACACTTTGACTTTGATCTGGAGGAGTTCAAGGGCACCAACAAG GTTGTTATCAAGGAGAAAGTTCTCGAGCTGCTGCTATACTTCACCAAACATGAGGACGAGGAAGTCAAGACCAAAGCCATCATCGGCTTAG GGTTCCTTGTAATCATGCATCCCAGCCAGATGTTTGTGCCAGAGGTGAAGACCTTGTACAATGGCATCCTGGCTGATGCCTCCTCTTCCATCAACCTCAAAATCCAGATCCTCAAAAACCTGCAGACTTACCTTCAGGAGGAGGACACACGGATGCAGGAAGCAGACAGAGAAT GGAAGAAACTGTCAAAACAGGAGGATCTGAAGGAGATGGGAGACATCTCTTCAGGGATGAGCAGCTCCATTATGCAGCTTTATCTGAAACAGGTGTTGGAGGCGTTCTTCCATACCCAGTCCAGTGTACGGCACTTTGCTCTCAACGTCATTGCTCTCACACTCAACCAGGGTCTCATCCATCCTGTACAG TGTGTGCCCTACCTCATTGCCATGGGAACAGACCCAGAGCCCAGCATGAGGAACAAAGCTGACACGCAGCTTGTGGAGATTGACAAGAAGTACACAGGATTCATCCAT ATGAAGGCAGTTGCAGGGATGAAGATGTCATACAATTTGCAGCAGGCCATTGAAATGTCTCGTAAGACCATCATAAGAGGTTTTAGACAGGACGAGACCCACTCAGCACTCTGCTCCCACCTCTTCACCATGATCCGGGGGAACAGGCAGCACCGGAGGGCTTTCCTCATCTCACTGCTGAACCTCTTCGATGACAGTGCG AAGACAGAAGTAAACATGCTGCTGTTCATAGCGGACAACCTAGCCTGTTTCCCATACCAGAGCCAGGAGGAGCCTCTCTTCATCATGCACCACATagacatctgtctgtctgtgtctggcAGCAACTTGTTGCAAACCTTCAAAGAG cTTCTGTTGAAGGAGCCGAGGCGTAAGGAGAAGAAGGTGTGGAAGCACACATCAGATggggaggatgaagaggaaaaaatgaactGCGACTCTCCCAGGAGCGACGGGGAAGGAAACATCAACAGTGATGACGATGTGGTACGGCGGCCCAAAAAGGCCAGAAAACCAGTAGCAGACTCAGAGAGCTCAGAGTCTGATCTGGAGGATTTGGATGTGGATGATACGGACAAGGTAATGAGGCTCCTCCCAGACAATCCCTCAGGTCTCTTGGACTTCGCTAATGCTGTTCAGGGCATCTTGTTGCTGCTGGTGCTCAAACAGCATCTGAAGAACCAGTATGGATTCTCTGATGG TAAAATTCAGAAGTACTCTCCAACGGAGTCAGCCAAGGTGTACGATAAAGCAGTGAACAGAAAAAGCAATGTTCACTTCAACCCACGACAAACCATCGACTTCATCTCCAACAACATGGCTCACGCCACATTGACAAGCGATATCAAGAGGCGGATCGTCAAACAGTACCTAGAT TTCAAGGTTCTGATGGAACATCTGGACCCAGacgaggaggatgaggagggagaaGCGTCTGCCAGTGCTAACATCAGAAACAAAGCCATAAACGCCCTACTGGGAGGCATGGGCCCCATGTCGGGACCCAGTCCACGCAATCAGGCGGGACCAGAGACAGATGACGACGACAGTGATGGCGATGAAAGGACCCCAGGG TCCTCGCGAAGGTCAAGGCGAGCGGGTGACTCCTCAGACCCCGGCAGAATGAGCGAGACGGTGGATGCTATGGATGTGATCGCCCTTTGCTGCCCCAAGTACAAGGACCGGCCGCAAATAGCTCGAGTCATCCAGAAGACGTCCAATGGATACAGCATCCACTGGATGGCCGGCTCCTACTCGGGGCCCTGGGCAGAGGCCAAGAAACGCGATGGCCGCAAACAGGTGCCTTGGGTGGACACTATTAAGGAGTCGGACATCATTTACAAGAAGATTGCTTTGACCAGCAACCACAAACTGAGCAACAAAGTAGTACAGACTTTACGCTCACTGTATGCAGCGCGGGAAGGAGGGGCTAGCTAA